One window from the genome of Nicotiana sylvestris chromosome 9, ASM39365v2, whole genome shotgun sequence encodes:
- the LOC104239246 gene encoding cytochrome b5 gives MGGETKVFTLAEVSQHNNAKDCWLVISGKVYDVTKFLDDHPGGDEVLLSATGKDATDDFEDVGHSSSARAMLDEYYVGDIDSATIPTKTKYTPPNQPHYNQDKTSEFVVKLLQFLVPLIILGVAFGIRFYTKQSSA, from the exons ATGGGGGGTGAAACTAAGGTGTTTACTTTGGCTGAGGTCTCCCAGCACAACAACGCCAAGGATTGTTGGTTGGTTATTAGTGGCAAG GTATATGATGTGACAAAATTCTTGGATGACCACCCAGGAGGTGATGAGGTTTTGTTGTCTGCAACTG GAAAGGATGCAACCGATGATTTTGAGGACGTTGGCCACAGCAGCAGTGCTCGAGCGATGTTGGATGAGTATTACGTAGGTGATATTGATTCAGCAACCATCCCCACCAAGACCAAGTATACTCCTCCCAATCAGCCACATTACAACCAGGACAAAACATCAGAGTTTGTCGTCAAGCTCCTCCAATTCTTAGTTCCCCTGATTATTTTGGGTGTTGCTTTTGGCATCCGCTTCTATACCAAACAGTCATCAGCTTGA
- the LOC104239245 gene encoding BTB/POZ domain-containing protein At5g48800-like, which produces MDKHHSQLPLAKCSRQRYSEWVFRDVPSDITIEVDGGTFSLHKFPLVSRSGRIRKLVAGHRDSDISRIELLSLPGGVESFELAAKFCYGVNFEITAANVAQLCCVSDYLEMTEDYSKNNLGSRAEEYLDIVACKNLEMCVEVLKQCENLLPLADELKIVTRCIDAIASKACAEQIASSFSRLEYSSSGRLHMNRQAKCEGDWWIEDLSVLRIDLYQRVITAMKCRGVRPESIAASLVNYAQKELTKKSSSWNQSSQPKVDVVSGSNGHEKVVVETIVSLMPVEKLVVPITFLFGLLRSAVMLDCTVACRLDLERRIGSQLDIATLDDLLIPFFRNAGDTLFDVDTVHRILVNFFQQEDSDEDMDDVSVFESGSPTSPSQTALFKVAKLVDNYLAEIAPDANLKLNKFIAIAESLPAHARTVHDGLYRSIDVYLKAHQALSDPDRRRLCKLIDFQKLSQEAGSHAAQNERLPLQSIVQVLYFEQLRLRNALFCSYHDDDHKPTHQSWRINSGALSAAMSPRDNYASLRRENRELKLELTRMRMRLNDLEKDHVCMKKNMEKSNSGGFMSNFSKKIGKLNIFGHSSSRESCSPSKRSQVTDSKLTERT; this is translated from the exons ATGGACAAACACCATTCGCAATTGCCTCTCGCCAAGTGTTCACGGCAGCGTTATAGTGAATG GGTGTTTCGGGATGTTCCAAGTGATATAACGATAGAAGTAGATGGTGGCACATTTTCATTGCACAAG TTTCCTCTAGTCTCGAGAAGTGGGCGAATCCGGAAGCTTGTAGCAGGGCACAGGGATTCTGATATATCAAGGATAGAGCTACTTAGCCTACCAGGCGGAGTTGAATCATTTGAGCTGGCAGCAAAATTCTGCTACGGCGTTAACTTTGAGATTACAGCTGCAAATGTTGCTCAGCTTTGTTGTGTATCAGATTATCTTGAGATGACTGAGGACTATTCAAAGAACAATCTTGGTTCCCGAGCTGAAGAATATCTTGATATTGTTGCTTGCAAGAATCTTGAAATGTGTGTTGAAGTCCTGAAACAATGCGAAAATCTACTTCCTTTGGCTGATGAGCTGAAAATAGTTACCCGATGCATTGATGCTATAGCATCTAAGGCTTGCGCGGAGCAAATTGCCTCAAGTTTCTCGCGCTTGGAATACAGTAGTTCTGGTAGACTTCATATGAACCGCCAAGCCAAGTGTGAAGGAGACTGGTGGATAGAGGATTTGTCAGTTCTTCGTATTGACTTGTATCAACGAGTCATAACAGCGATGAAATGTCGTGGTGTTAGGCCTGAAAGTATTGCAGCATCACTAGTGAACTACGCACAGAAGGAGTTGACAAAGAAGTCCAGTTCCTGGAATCAATCGAGCCAACCCAAAGTTGACGTGGTTTCTGGTTCAAACGGCCATGAAAAGGTTGTGGTCGAAACAATTGTTAGCCTTATGCCTGTTGAGAAATTGGTTGTTCCAATAACCTTTCTTTTTGGGTTGCTGAGAAGTGCAGTGATGCTTGACTGCACAGTTGCTTGTAGACTTGATCTTGAGAGGCGGATAGGATCTCAATTAGACATAGCTACTCTCGATGATCTTCTAATTCCATTCTTTCGCAATGCTGGTGACACATTATTTGACGTTGACACAGTGCATAGAATCTTGGTTAATTTTTTTCAGCAGGAGGATAGTGATGAAGATATGGACGATGTCTCAGTGTTCGAGTCTGGTAGCCCTACTTCGCCATCCCAAACTGCATTATTCAAAGTCGCAAAACTGGTGGACAATTACCTTGCTGAAATTGCACCTGATGCAAACCTAAAGCTGAACAAGTTCATAGCAATTGCCGAAAGCTTACCAGCACATGCTCGTACTGTCCATGATGGACTTTATCGATCAATCGATGTCTACCTCAAA GCTCATCAGGCGTTATCAGATCCAGATAGGAGAAGACTATGCAAGCTGATTGATTTTCAGAAGCTCTCACAAGAAGCTGGATCACACGCTGCACAAAACGAACGCCTCCCACTCCAATCAATCGTGCAGGTTCTATATTTCGAGCAACTGAGGCTTCGAAATGCCTTATTTTGTTCTTATCATGATGATGATCATAAGCCAACGCACCAATCGTGGAGGATCAATAGTGGTGCTTTAAGTGCAGCTATGTCTCCCCGGGATAATTATGCTTCTCTAAGACGAGAAAATAGGGAACTAAAACTTGAACTAACACGAATGAGGATGAGATTGAATGACCTGGAGAAAGATCATGTTTGTATGaagaaaaatatggaaaaatCTAATTCCGGGGGATTCATGAGTAACTTCTCGAAAAAGATTGGCAAGTTAAACATTTTTGGACATAGTTCTTCAAGGGAGTCATGTTCTCCTTCAAAGAGGTCACAAGTTACTGATTCTAAGCTAACTGAAAGAACATGA